One genomic region from Fictibacillus marinisediminis encodes:
- the purC gene encoding phosphoribosylaminoimidazolesuccinocarboxamide synthase gives MEKQTLLYEGKAKKIYSTEDQHTVWVEYKDSATAFNGEKKATIDGKGRLNNEITSLMFSMLEENNIPTHFISKQSPTEQIVQHVTIIPLEVVVRNVVAGTLAKRTGLPEGHVLHKPIVEFYFKNDDLGDPLFNHDHIEALELAAPKQLEDMRELALQVNTILTAFFTEKKVRLIDFKLEFGNNAKGELLVADEISPDTCRLWDSETNEKLDKDVFRRDLGSLTEAYEKILERLGGNLHV, from the coding sequence ATGGAAAAGCAAACCTTGCTTTATGAAGGAAAGGCGAAGAAGATTTACAGCACAGAAGATCAGCATACCGTTTGGGTGGAGTACAAGGATTCAGCGACAGCTTTTAATGGCGAAAAGAAAGCAACCATCGATGGGAAAGGCCGTTTGAATAACGAAATTACGAGTCTGATGTTTTCGATGCTAGAGGAAAACAACATTCCAACCCACTTTATCTCCAAGCAATCTCCAACAGAACAGATTGTCCAGCACGTAACCATCATTCCTTTGGAAGTGGTAGTCCGCAACGTGGTGGCTGGTACACTGGCTAAACGCACAGGGCTGCCGGAGGGACATGTTCTTCATAAGCCGATCGTCGAATTCTATTTCAAAAATGACGACCTTGGCGATCCTCTTTTTAATCATGATCATATCGAGGCTCTTGAACTGGCAGCTCCTAAGCAGCTGGAAGACATGAGAGAGCTTGCGCTTCAGGTCAATACAATACTCACAGCATTTTTTACAGAGAAAAAGGTTAGATTAATCGACTTTAAGCTGGAATTCGGGAACAACGCCAAGGGCGAATTGCTTGTGGCGGATGAGATCTCACCGGACACGTGCCGCCTTTGGGACAGCGAAACGAACGAAAAGCTGGATAAAGATGTCTTTCGCCGTGATCTTGGCAGTTTAACAGAAGCCTATGAAAAAATTTTAGAGCGTTTAGGGGGAAATTTGCATGTATAA
- the purS gene encoding phosphoribosylformylglycinamidine synthase subunit PurS, translating into MYKVKVFVTLKESVLDPQGTAVKGSLHRMEYNEVQDVRIGKYLELTIEEGVENLDKRVAEMCEKLLSNPVIEDYRYEVEEVVAQ; encoded by the coding sequence ATGTATAAAGTAAAAGTATTCGTCACGTTGAAGGAAAGCGTATTGGATCCTCAAGGAACAGCTGTAAAAGGCTCGCTTCACCGCATGGAGTACAACGAAGTTCAAGATGTGCGCATCGGTAAATACCTAGAGCTCACGATCGAAGAAGGCGTTGAAAACCTGGACAAGCGCGTTGCGGAAATGTGTGAAAAATTGCTCTCCAACCCGGTTATTGAAGATTATCGCTATGAGGTGGAGGAGGTCGTCGCACAGTGA
- the purB gene encoding adenylosuccinate lyase → MIERYTRPEMGAIWTDENRFKAWLEVEILACEAWAELGEIPKEDVKKLRENASFDINRILEIEQETRHDVVAFTRAVSETLGDERKWVHYGLTSTDVVDTALSYLLLQANEILIKDIERFIEIIGNKAKEHKYTVMMGRTHGVHAEPTTFGLKLALWYEEMKRNLERFKQAADSVRVGKISGAVGTYANIDPFVEKFVCENLGLEASPISTQTLQRDRHAHYLSALALVATSIEKFAVEIRGLQKSETREVEEFFAKGQKGSSAMPHKRNPIGSENMTGLARVVRGYMMTAYENVPLWHERDISHSSAERIILPDATIALNYMLNRFGNIVKNLTVFPENMKRNMTRTYGLIYSQRVLLKLIDKGMSREAAYDIVQPKAMQAWEEGIQFKQLVQEEPRITEKLTPEDIEDCFDYSYHLQHVDTIFERLGL, encoded by the coding sequence ATGATTGAACGTTATACGCGCCCCGAAATGGGAGCCATTTGGACAGATGAAAACCGATTTAAAGCATGGCTTGAAGTAGAAATTTTAGCTTGTGAAGCATGGGCAGAACTTGGTGAGATTCCGAAAGAGGACGTGAAGAAGCTTCGCGAAAATGCCTCTTTTGACATCAACCGCATTTTAGAGATCGAGCAGGAGACACGCCATGATGTTGTAGCCTTTACCCGCGCAGTTTCTGAAACGCTTGGAGATGAGCGCAAGTGGGTGCATTATGGACTAACTTCAACAGACGTCGTTGATACAGCGTTATCTTATCTGCTTTTACAGGCGAATGAGATTTTGATCAAGGACATCGAAAGGTTCATCGAAATCATCGGAAACAAAGCGAAAGAACACAAATACACCGTTATGATGGGCCGTACTCACGGTGTGCACGCTGAACCTACAACATTTGGCCTCAAACTTGCACTTTGGTATGAAGAAATGAAGCGCAACCTGGAGCGATTCAAGCAAGCAGCTGATTCTGTCCGCGTCGGAAAGATCAGCGGAGCTGTCGGCACGTATGCCAACATCGATCCATTCGTTGAAAAGTTTGTCTGTGAAAACCTGGGGCTTGAAGCATCGCCGATCTCAACGCAAACCCTGCAGCGTGACCGCCATGCTCATTACTTGTCTGCGTTGGCACTTGTGGCTACAAGCATTGAAAAGTTCGCGGTTGAAATTCGCGGACTTCAAAAAAGTGAAACACGTGAAGTGGAAGAGTTCTTTGCGAAGGGGCAAAAAGGGTCGTCAGCAATGCCTCACAAACGCAATCCAATCGGCTCTGAGAACATGACAGGATTAGCTCGTGTGGTCCGAGGGTACATGATGACTGCGTATGAAAACGTGCCGCTATGGCATGAACGTGACATCTCTCACTCATCGGCAGAACGCATTATTCTGCCGGATGCAACGATCGCATTGAACTACATGCTTAACCGTTTTGGCAATATCGTGAAGAACTTGACGGTATTCCCTGAAAACATGAAACGCAACATGACGAGAACGTACGGATTGATCTACTCTCAGCGTGTTCTTCTCAAATTGATCGATAAAGGCATGAGCCGTGAAGCTGCGTACGATATCGTCCAGCCAAAAGCGATGCAGGCGTGGGAAGAAGGCATTCAATTCAAACAGCTCGTACAAGAAGAGCCGCGCATTACTGAAAAACTAACACCTGAAGATATCGAGGATTGTTTCGACTACTCCTACCATCTTCAGCATGTGGATACCATCTTTGAACGATTAGGGCTGTAA